From a single Microbacterium murale genomic region:
- a CDS encoding DUF1349 domain-containing protein, whose protein sequence is MIAWNEGTWTTPPAASSVTGSHLDVTARHGSDAWRHTAYGFVHENAHALLAPLAVGEAMEVSFRAPWDGQFDQAGVFVQIDDEHWTKAGLEFADGHLGLGAVVTDIRSDWSVGFVDEWHGSEITVRVSRWSDALIVRARADDGEWRLVRVAPFDGDAVASAGPFLAAPTSASLVVRFTRWERSAADEALH, encoded by the coding sequence ATGATCGCCTGGAACGAAGGAACATGGACCACTCCCCCTGCTGCGAGCAGTGTCACGGGGAGTCACCTCGACGTTACCGCGCGCCATGGAAGCGACGCCTGGCGCCACACCGCGTACGGCTTCGTACATGAGAACGCCCACGCGCTCCTCGCACCCCTGGCCGTCGGTGAAGCGATGGAAGTCTCGTTCCGTGCACCCTGGGACGGACAGTTCGACCAGGCTGGAGTGTTCGTCCAGATCGACGACGAGCACTGGACGAAGGCCGGGCTGGAGTTCGCCGACGGCCACCTCGGTCTCGGAGCCGTGGTCACCGACATCCGCTCGGACTGGTCGGTCGGGTTCGTCGACGAGTGGCACGGGTCGGAGATCACGGTGCGCGTGAGCCGTTGGTCCGACGCGCTGATCGTGCGGGCGCGCGCGGATGACGGCGAGTGGCGCCTGGTGCGTGTCGCGCCGTTCGACGGGGATGCCGTCGCGTCAGCCGGCCCGTTCCTCGCCGCACCGACCAGTGCGAGCCTGGTCGTGAGATTCACACGTTGGGAGCGCAGCGCCGCGGACGAGGCTTTGCACTGA
- a CDS encoding MerR family transcriptional regulator — protein sequence MTTYTPAEASERSGFSIDTLRYYEREGILAPVRRTAGGHRVYSDSELGTLEFLKCLRDTGMPVERLRRYGELCRDEETVPERIALLEEHAASVQRQLDEVLAKQARLTEKLDWYRSIL from the coding sequence ATGACGACGTACACACCTGCCGAGGCGTCAGAGCGCAGCGGATTCAGCATCGATACCCTGCGGTACTACGAGCGCGAGGGAATCCTCGCTCCGGTGCGACGCACCGCGGGCGGACATCGCGTCTACTCCGATTCCGAGCTGGGCACACTCGAATTCCTCAAGTGCCTGCGCGACACCGGGATGCCAGTGGAGCGGCTCCGTCGCTACGGCGAGCTGTGCCGCGACGAGGAGACGGTCCCGGAGCGCATCGCCCTGCTCGAGGAGCATGCCGCCAGTGTGCAGCGACAACTCGACGAGGTGCTCGCGAAGCAGGCACGACTCACGGAGAAGCTCGACTGGTACCGCTCGATCCTCTGA
- a CDS encoding ATP-binding protein, producing the protein MQPSPYTPGEIARAVPGRGELIEEFNERLSLLVDLQRLIGRIHVAFGERGIGKTSLLRAYQRLAEERDVLCIWVTAGEQSGLIAQIIDGIREATSSWPQATEASIRQHLDALTVTVGVPGIASVSAKTTRRTAPDAVGARALEKLIRATTEDRKRVKALVLFIDEVQSADADGIRTLAYAWQHLQAEAPNIPAAVYAAGLPNAPEQIADAVTFSERFAYRPLEMLSVGAQVAALRDPASELHVTWEPDALELAAELAVGYPYAVQLYGDASWVAAGRPDAGGTITPRHVKTARASVDRDLRNLFAARWANTTANQRRFLVAVAWLQANDDAVDRGDLADVLDVSSRSLSSVRARLIAKGLIRSEGHGRVTIPVPGFADYIRELEDDPR; encoded by the coding sequence ATGCAGCCGAGTCCGTACACCCCGGGGGAGATCGCACGCGCCGTTCCCGGTCGCGGCGAGCTGATCGAGGAGTTCAACGAGCGGCTCTCGCTTCTGGTCGACCTGCAGCGCCTGATCGGCCGCATCCATGTCGCGTTCGGCGAGCGCGGGATCGGCAAGACCTCCCTGCTGCGCGCCTACCAGCGCCTCGCGGAGGAACGCGACGTGCTCTGCATCTGGGTCACGGCGGGGGAGCAGAGCGGACTGATCGCTCAGATCATCGACGGCATCCGCGAGGCGACGAGCTCGTGGCCGCAGGCCACCGAAGCATCGATACGCCAGCACCTCGATGCGCTCACCGTCACAGTCGGAGTGCCGGGGATCGCCTCGGTCAGTGCGAAGACCACCAGGCGCACAGCACCCGATGCCGTCGGCGCCCGCGCGCTCGAGAAGCTGATCCGCGCGACGACGGAGGATCGAAAGCGCGTGAAGGCGCTCGTGCTGTTCATCGACGAAGTGCAGTCCGCCGATGCCGACGGCATCCGAACGCTCGCCTACGCCTGGCAGCATCTGCAGGCGGAGGCGCCGAACATTCCCGCCGCTGTGTACGCCGCCGGCCTCCCCAACGCGCCGGAGCAGATCGCGGATGCCGTCACGTTCAGCGAGCGCTTCGCATACCGACCGCTCGAGATGTTGTCCGTCGGGGCGCAGGTCGCGGCGCTCCGCGACCCGGCTTCGGAACTGCACGTCACGTGGGAGCCGGATGCGCTCGAGCTCGCAGCCGAACTCGCGGTCGGATACCCGTACGCGGTGCAGCTGTACGGCGATGCGTCCTGGGTCGCGGCAGGGCGACCGGATGCCGGTGGCACGATCACCCCGCGGCACGTCAAGACCGCCAGGGCGAGCGTCGACCGTGATCTCCGCAATCTCTTCGCCGCCCGCTGGGCGAACACCACGGCGAACCAGCGCCGATTCCTCGTGGCTGTCGCCTGGCTGCAGGCGAACGACGATGCCGTGGACCGCGGCGATCTCGCCGACGTGCTCGACGTGTCATCACGCAGCCTGTCGTCGGTGCGCGCCCGCTTGATCGCGAAGGGTCTGATCCGCTCGGAAGGGCACGGCCGTGTCACGATCCCCGTCCCCGGGTTCGCGGACTACATCCGCGAGCTCGAAGACGACCCGCGGTAG
- a CDS encoding heparan-alpha-glucosaminide N-acetyltransferase domain-containing protein, giving the protein MRARLRENWNRLNGRDRIAGIDLARGLAVIGMFAAHLLANADQFVWAEPATWSAIVDGRSSILFATLAGVSIGLVTGGAVPLTGTRMMVTRWKLVLRGLMLLALGILLILTGVPVYVILPAYAILFLLALPFTGWPARSVLWAAAGTAIVMPFIQPVLDALPVWGSLFGEELDAGIGWHYPFTVWIAFVLAGLGTARAGIVRATVQVRLLVVGSVLAAIGYGLAEVPPPTTDAYWWTVWSAQPHSSGLLEVIGSGGFAMAVIGACLLMCRMRWVKAIMLPLRAVGAMPLTAYTVQLVVWAVVALLLLGDPSDLTGFVALEPFWPMTIGIVLGCTAWALLIGRGPLEWLLERGTRPVGMELTRR; this is encoded by the coding sequence ATGCGCGCCCGCCTGCGTGAGAACTGGAATCGCCTGAACGGCCGCGACCGGATAGCAGGCATAGATCTCGCGCGCGGTCTCGCCGTGATCGGAATGTTCGCGGCGCATCTGCTGGCGAACGCGGACCAGTTCGTCTGGGCGGAACCTGCGACCTGGTCTGCGATCGTCGACGGTCGCTCATCGATCCTGTTCGCCACGCTCGCGGGTGTCTCGATCGGTCTTGTCACGGGCGGTGCAGTACCGCTGACGGGCACGCGGATGATGGTGACGCGGTGGAAGCTCGTGCTCAGGGGCCTGATGCTCCTGGCCCTCGGCATCCTCCTGATCCTCACCGGTGTTCCGGTCTACGTCATCCTGCCCGCCTACGCGATCCTGTTCCTTCTTGCTCTGCCGTTCACAGGCTGGCCGGCGAGGTCGGTGCTGTGGGCGGCAGCAGGCACGGCGATAGTGATGCCGTTCATCCAGCCAGTGCTCGACGCGCTTCCGGTCTGGGGGTCGCTGTTCGGCGAGGAGCTGGATGCTGGGATCGGTTGGCACTATCCGTTCACGGTGTGGATCGCCTTCGTGCTCGCGGGTCTCGGTACCGCACGCGCCGGAATCGTCCGGGCCACCGTCCAGGTGCGGTTGCTGGTCGTGGGCAGCGTTCTTGCAGCGATCGGCTACGGACTGGCCGAAGTGCCACCACCGACGACGGACGCGTACTGGTGGACTGTGTGGAGCGCCCAGCCGCACTCCTCCGGGCTTCTCGAGGTGATCGGCTCCGGTGGGTTCGCGATGGCGGTGATCGGTGCCTGCCTTCTGATGTGCCGGATGCGGTGGGTCAAGGCGATCATGCTTCCGCTGCGCGCGGTCGGTGCCATGCCGTTGACGGCATACACGGTGCAGTTGGTCGTGTGGGCCGTTGTCGCCCTGCTGTTGCTCGGTGACCCGAGCGATCTGACAGGCTTCGTCGCGCTTGAGCCGTTCTGGCCCATGACGATCGGCATAGTGCTCGGCTGCACGGCGTGGGCACTGCTGATCGGCCGAGGACCGCTGGAGTGGCTGCTCGAGCGGGGTACCAGACCCGTCGGGATGGAACTGACGCGCCGGTAG
- the argH gene encoding argininosuccinate lyase translates to MSDAKHDGTNEGALWGARFASGPSPELAELSRSTHFDWILAPYDIAGSHAHAKALAAAGYLEPDEEQKMHAGLDAVARRVADGTLRPAPSDEDVHGALEQALIAELGPELGGRLRAGRSRNDQIATLVRMYLIDHARVIARDILRVIDALVAQAEAHPDAILPGRTHLQHAQPVLLAHHLQAHAWPLVRELERLVDWRVRAGVSPYGGGALAGSTLGLDPELVARELGLDRPAENSLDGTAARDVVAEFAFIAAMTGVDVSRFAEEIILWNTREFGFVTLHDSWSTGSSIMPQKKNPDIAELARGKSGRLIGNLSGLLATLKGLPIAYNRDLQEDKEPVFDSVNTLEVLLPAFAGMIATLTFDTARMAELAPQGFSLATDVAEWLVKRRVPFRDAHEISGALVKACESQGIGLEDASDELLAQVSPHLTPEVREVLSIEGSVASRTGAGGTAPVRVAEQRAELIARAQAAVHALGL, encoded by the coding sequence ATGAGCGACGCGAAGCACGATGGCACGAACGAGGGCGCACTCTGGGGAGCACGATTCGCGAGCGGGCCGTCACCGGAGCTCGCAGAACTCAGCCGCTCGACGCACTTCGACTGGATACTCGCGCCTTACGACATCGCCGGCTCGCACGCGCACGCGAAGGCGCTCGCCGCGGCCGGATACCTCGAGCCCGATGAGGAGCAGAAGATGCATGCGGGCCTGGACGCGGTGGCGCGTCGGGTCGCCGACGGCACACTGCGTCCGGCACCCTCGGATGAAGACGTGCACGGCGCACTCGAGCAGGCGTTGATCGCGGAGCTCGGCCCCGAGCTCGGCGGGCGCCTCCGCGCCGGCCGCAGCCGGAACGACCAGATCGCGACGCTCGTGCGGATGTACCTGATCGATCACGCCAGGGTCATCGCCCGCGACATCCTGCGCGTCATCGATGCTCTCGTCGCACAGGCCGAAGCGCATCCCGATGCGATCCTTCCCGGCCGAACGCACCTTCAGCATGCGCAGCCGGTTCTCCTCGCACACCACCTCCAGGCGCATGCGTGGCCGCTCGTACGTGAGCTCGAACGCCTGGTCGACTGGCGCGTCCGCGCCGGCGTCTCGCCGTACGGCGGGGGAGCACTCGCAGGATCGACGCTCGGCCTCGATCCCGAGCTGGTCGCTCGCGAGCTGGGCCTCGATCGTCCGGCGGAGAATTCCCTCGACGGCACCGCCGCTCGCGATGTCGTGGCGGAATTCGCCTTCATCGCCGCGATGACGGGAGTCGATGTGTCCCGGTTCGCCGAGGAGATCATCCTCTGGAACACGCGGGAATTCGGCTTCGTCACACTGCACGACAGCTGGTCGACCGGTTCGAGCATCATGCCGCAGAAGAAGAACCCCGACATCGCCGAGCTGGCCCGAGGCAAGTCCGGCCGCCTGATCGGAAACCTGTCAGGACTTCTCGCCACGCTCAAGGGCCTGCCGATCGCCTACAACCGCGACTTGCAGGAGGACAAGGAGCCGGTCTTCGACTCGGTGAACACCCTCGAGGTGCTGCTGCCGGCATTCGCCGGGATGATCGCCACCCTCACCTTCGACACCGCGCGGATGGCGGAGCTCGCGCCGCAGGGGTTCTCGCTCGCGACCGATGTCGCCGAGTGGCTGGTCAAGCGGCGAGTGCCGTTCCGCGACGCCCATGAGATCTCCGGTGCCCTCGTGAAAGCATGCGAGTCGCAGGGCATCGGGCTCGAAGACGCGTCGGACGAGCTGCTCGCTCAGGTCTCGCCGCATCTGACCCCTGAGGTGCGCGAAGTCCTGAGCATCGAGGGATCCGTCGCCTCACGCACCGGAGCCGGCGGCACAGCTCCGGTCCGCGTCGCAGAGCAGCGCGCCGAGTTGATCGCCCGCGCCCAGGCTGCGGTGCACGCACTCGGCCTCTGA
- a CDS encoding aldo/keto reductase, which yields MTDDRIPVSPLVLGAMSFGTRIDEDTSFALLDRFVERGGVWIDTADCYSFWDSPTGHGGASEAVLGRWLAARPGFREQVRLSTKLGAEPLWPGSWPERRAGLSARAIRDAAAGSLDRLGVDQIDLLWLHQEDRSVPIEETVEALAELTSAGTVRRVGASNHPAWRVERARAHAKQIGTLPIDAFQLNSTYLRARPGTRLPGVIHRFGVFDDEQRDYATEHGIETWAYTPLLSGAYDNPDKTIAEVYDHPGNTRRLAVLDEIAGERGAQRGQIVLAWLLAHGIRPILGGSRLDQLETAMDAALLTLAPEEVEAMDAPA from the coding sequence ATGACTGATGACAGGATCCCCGTTTCCCCGCTCGTGCTCGGTGCGATGTCCTTCGGCACCCGAATCGATGAGGACACCTCTTTCGCGCTGCTCGACCGCTTCGTCGAACGCGGCGGTGTCTGGATCGACACAGCTGACTGCTACAGCTTCTGGGACAGTCCCACCGGTCACGGTGGGGCATCCGAAGCGGTCCTCGGTCGCTGGCTGGCCGCTCGACCAGGGTTCCGCGAGCAGGTGAGGCTGTCGACGAAGCTCGGTGCCGAGCCGCTGTGGCCCGGGTCCTGGCCGGAACGCCGAGCCGGTCTGTCGGCGCGTGCGATCCGTGATGCGGCGGCCGGCAGCCTCGATCGGCTCGGGGTCGATCAGATCGATCTGCTCTGGTTGCATCAAGAGGATCGATCGGTGCCTATCGAAGAGACTGTGGAGGCACTCGCTGAACTGACGTCGGCGGGCACAGTGCGTCGGGTCGGCGCATCCAACCATCCCGCATGGCGGGTCGAGCGGGCTCGCGCGCATGCGAAGCAGATCGGGACCCTCCCTATCGACGCATTCCAGCTCAACAGCACTTATCTGCGAGCCCGGCCCGGCACACGGCTGCCAGGAGTCATCCACCGGTTCGGGGTGTTCGATGACGAACAACGCGACTACGCCACGGAGCACGGCATCGAGACCTGGGCGTACACACCGCTCCTGTCCGGTGCCTACGACAACCCGGACAAGACGATCGCTGAGGTCTACGACCATCCCGGCAACACGCGACGTCTCGCCGTGCTCGATGAGATCGCCGGTGAACGCGGTGCCCAGCGCGGGCAGATCGTGCTCGCCTGGCTGCTGGCGCACGGCATCCGTCCGATCCTGGGCGGGAGCAGGCTCGACCAGCTCGAGACGGCGATGGACGCTGCACTCCTGACTCTCGCACCGGAGGAGGTCGAGGCGATGGATGCACCGGCCTGA
- the argF gene encoding ornithine carbamoyltransferase has translation MTRHLLRDDDLTTAEQTEILDLAVELKKDRWADKTLAGPQTVAVIFDKSSTRTRVSFAVGIADLGGSPLIISTASSQLGGKETPSDTARVLERQVAAIVWRTYAQSGLEEMAAGTRVPVVNALSDDFHPCQLLADLLTIREHKGELKGLTLTFLGDGQSNMAHSYALAGVTAGMHVRIASPETYAPRADVIDAADRRAAETGGSIALYTDPVEASAGADVIVTDTWVSMGKEEEKLARIRDLGGYKVTAETMTLADPEAIFIHCLPADRGYEVDPEVIDSPQSVVWDEAENRLHAQKALLVWLLRQN, from the coding sequence ATGACCCGCCACCTGCTGCGTGATGACGATCTCACCACGGCCGAGCAGACCGAGATCCTCGATCTCGCCGTCGAGCTGAAGAAGGACCGCTGGGCGGACAAGACGCTCGCGGGACCTCAGACGGTGGCGGTGATCTTCGACAAGTCGTCGACCCGCACCCGGGTGTCGTTCGCGGTCGGCATCGCAGACCTCGGCGGCTCGCCGCTGATCATCTCGACCGCCAGCAGTCAACTCGGCGGCAAGGAGACCCCGTCAGACACGGCGCGGGTGCTCGAGCGTCAGGTGGCCGCAATCGTGTGGCGCACTTATGCGCAGTCGGGACTCGAGGAGATGGCTGCGGGCACGCGAGTTCCGGTGGTCAACGCACTGTCGGATGACTTCCACCCCTGCCAGCTGCTCGCGGATCTGCTCACGATCCGTGAGCACAAGGGGGAACTCAAGGGGCTCACCCTGACGTTCCTGGGCGACGGTCAGAGCAACATGGCGCACTCCTATGCCCTCGCGGGCGTCACTGCGGGCATGCACGTACGCATCGCATCGCCGGAGACATACGCCCCGCGCGCTGATGTGATCGATGCAGCAGATCGCCGTGCCGCCGAAACCGGCGGATCGATCGCGCTCTACACCGACCCGGTCGAGGCCTCCGCCGGCGCCGATGTCATCGTCACCGACACGTGGGTGTCGATGGGCAAGGAAGAGGAGAAGCTCGCGCGCATCCGCGATCTCGGCGGCTACAAGGTCACCGCTGAGACGATGACCCTGGCCGATCCCGAAGCGATCTTCATCCACTGTCTTCCGGCTGATCGCGGCTACGAGGTGGACCCGGAGGTCATCGACAGCCCGCAGAGCGTCGTCTGGGACGAGGCGGAGAACCGTCTGCACGCGCAGAAGGCGCTGCTGGTCTGGCTGCTGCGCCAGAACTGA